In Mucilaginibacter celer, one DNA window encodes the following:
- a CDS encoding phosphosulfolactate synthase yields the protein MNYTINHLPERTAKPRDKGITMVMDKGLSLRQVEDFIEVGGPYTDIVKLGWATSYVTPNLDQKLQLYREAGIPVYFGGTLFEAFIVRNQFDDYRRLLDKYKLEHAEVSDGSITIEHDVKCNYISELARQVTVISEVGSKDVQKIFAPYKWIKLMNAELEAGSWKVIAEARESGNVGIYRDSGEVRQGLVDEILTQISEEAIIWEAPQKAQQVWFIKLIGANVSLGNIAPADIIPLETLRLGIRSDTFDHFLEM from the coding sequence AACGTACAGCTAAACCACGTGATAAAGGCATTACCATGGTTATGGATAAAGGGCTTAGCCTGCGCCAGGTTGAAGATTTTATTGAAGTTGGCGGGCCATATACTGATATTGTGAAACTGGGTTGGGCTACATCGTATGTTACGCCAAACCTTGATCAAAAACTACAGCTTTACCGCGAAGCCGGCATTCCGGTTTATTTTGGCGGTACTTTGTTCGAAGCATTTATTGTGCGTAACCAGTTTGATGATTATCGCCGTTTACTGGATAAATATAAACTGGAGCATGCCGAGGTATCAGATGGATCGATCACCATCGAGCATGATGTGAAATGTAATTACATCAGCGAACTGGCCAGGCAGGTAACCGTGATCTCGGAAGTAGGTTCGAAAGATGTACAGAAAATCTTCGCCCCTTATAAATGGATCAAGCTCATGAACGCCGAACTTGAAGCCGGCTCGTGGAAAGTGATTGCCGAAGCCCGCGAAAGCGGCAACGTAGGGATCTACCGCGATTCGGGCGAGGTACGCCAGGGATTGGTTGATGAAATATTAACCCAGATTTCGGAAGAAGCTATTATCTGGGAAGCTCCGCAAAAGGCACAACAGGTTTGGTTTATTAAGCTTATAGGTGCCAATGTAAGTTTGGGTAACATCGCCCCGGCAGATATTATCCCCCTGGAAACTTTGCGCCTCGGCATCCGTAGTGATACTTTTGATCACTTTTTAGAAATGTAA
- a CDS encoding ThuA domain-containing protein, with protein sequence MRKIVLIMFAALSCIYLSCNKTRPNKPKVLIFSKTMGFHHASIDAGIVAIKKLGAENGFDVDTTKNSAMFNDDTLKQYSTVIFLSTTADVLDYRQEAAFERYIQAGGGFVGIHAASDTEYDWGWYGRLVGAWFYDHPGIHDKNPNVQPGTYNIVDANNDATKDLPKVWKRTDEFYSFRKPLAEDVHVLITLDESTYKGGKRMGLHPATWYHDFDGGRSFYTAMGHTDETYKEAGYLKMLLAGIKYAIGDNKELDYGKAKTQNPPDEDRFKKTQLSTGEFFEPTEMTILPNFDILVLQRRGEIMLYKHDTQKVKQVGFFDVYWKAHVPNVNAEEGMLGLAKDPDFEKNNWIYIYYSPADSSVNRLSRFTFKNDTLDKKTEKVILEVKAQREICCHTGGSIAFGPGPDKTLFFSAGDNSTPFDEKGQKYVSSGYAPLDDRPGHLQFDARRSAGNTNDLRGKIMRINVKDDGTYDIPEGNLFPKGTPKTRPEIYVMGDRNPYRISVDQKNGYLYWGEVGPDAHNDSLDTRGPMGYDEVNQAKKAGNFGWPYFVGDNKPYHLYDYGTGKSGPAFDPKHPVNDSRNNTGLRDLPPAQPAFVWYPYGPSADFPQVGTGGRNAMAGPVYYTDMFPSDTRLPDYYNGKFLAYDWMRGWIKAISLTPEGDFDKMEPFFPKLKVNSMIDMEVGPDGRLYGLEYGSGWFSHNPDAGLFRIDYIAGNRPPEITSFKADKKSGVLPFTVKLSVEAHDPEKDNISYTWNLGNGVTKQTTTPTLSYTYTTVGDYKITVETKDDKGAAGKGAPIAVYAGNEQPTVSINISGGNKSFYLPGLPVKYAVSVTDGPDTKAVDPKRIYVGLDYIDGFDKAQTAAQLEQGEPENRGKTIMLTMDCKSCHKEDGKSIGPSFLQVSAKYKKDPNAAAKLSQKVIKGGAGVWGETAMSAHPSIKKGDLDQIINWVLSLDKSDQKPSLAASGTILPAPPEKQQSAALVLSAKYTDDGGNDIKKMTGNAVVSLNSSTYLFKGSEKFNGFTAFKYNGINLMIYPGGDGWFEIDNIDLTGVRSINLTNFWQAPPTAPLNFELRLDSETGAVAGKGSMAVPAKDAKGGVVHLVLNPVTDGKMHKLFFVYKPASKAAMTAGVTSVIFSAK encoded by the coding sequence ATGAGAAAAATCGTGCTGATAATGTTTGCGGCCCTTAGCTGCATTTATTTATCCTGTAACAAAACGCGCCCCAATAAACCAAAGGTGCTCATCTTTTCAAAAACCATGGGCTTTCACCATGCATCTATCGATGCGGGTATCGTAGCTATCAAAAAACTTGGTGCCGAAAACGGATTTGACGTGGATACCACAAAAAATTCGGCAATGTTTAATGACGATACACTGAAACAATACTCAACAGTGATATTTTTAAGCACTACCGCCGATGTACTTGATTACCGCCAGGAAGCCGCTTTTGAGCGCTATATCCAGGCAGGCGGCGGCTTTGTGGGCATCCACGCTGCATCAGATACCGAGTACGACTGGGGCTGGTATGGCCGCCTGGTTGGCGCCTGGTTTTATGACCATCCCGGCATCCACGATAAAAACCCCAACGTACAACCCGGCACCTATAACATAGTTGATGCTAATAACGATGCCACCAAAGACCTGCCAAAGGTTTGGAAACGCACCGACGAGTTTTACAGTTTCCGCAAACCGCTGGCTGAGGATGTGCATGTACTGATCACCCTTGACGAAAGCACCTACAAAGGCGGCAAACGTATGGGTCTGCATCCTGCCACCTGGTACCATGATTTTGATGGCGGTCGCTCGTTTTATACCGCCATGGGCCATACCGACGAAACTTATAAAGAAGCCGGTTACCTGAAAATGCTGCTTGCCGGTATTAAATATGCCATTGGCGATAATAAGGAACTGGATTACGGCAAAGCCAAAACACAAAACCCACCCGATGAGGACCGGTTTAAAAAGACCCAGCTCTCAACCGGCGAGTTTTTTGAGCCTACCGAAATGACCATCTTACCTAACTTTGATATACTGGTACTGCAACGCCGCGGCGAAATCATGCTGTATAAGCACGATACCCAAAAGGTAAAACAGGTTGGTTTTTTTGATGTGTACTGGAAAGCCCACGTACCCAATGTAAATGCAGAAGAAGGTATGTTGGGTTTGGCTAAAGACCCCGACTTTGAAAAAAATAACTGGATTTATATTTACTACAGCCCTGCGGATAGTTCGGTTAACCGCTTATCGAGGTTTACCTTTAAAAACGATACGCTTGATAAGAAAACCGAAAAAGTAATATTGGAGGTAAAGGCGCAGCGCGAGATCTGCTGCCATACCGGCGGCTCGATAGCCTTCGGACCGGGGCCTGATAAAACCCTGTTTTTCTCGGCCGGTGATAACTCAACGCCTTTTGATGAAAAGGGTCAGAAATACGTGAGCAGCGGTTATGCTCCGCTGGATGACAGGCCGGGACATTTACAATTTGATGCCCGCCGCTCGGCAGGTAATACCAATGATCTTCGCGGTAAAATTATGCGCATCAATGTAAAGGATGATGGCACGTATGACATCCCGGAAGGCAACCTATTCCCTAAAGGCACACCTAAAACTCGCCCCGAAATTTATGTAATGGGCGACAGGAACCCGTACCGTATCTCGGTAGATCAGAAAAATGGTTACCTGTACTGGGGTGAGGTTGGTCCGGATGCGCATAACGACAGTTTGGATACCCGCGGCCCTATGGGTTATGACGAGGTTAACCAGGCAAAAAAAGCCGGTAATTTTGGCTGGCCTTATTTTGTAGGCGATAACAAACCATACCATCTGTATGATTATGGCACAGGCAAATCGGGCCCGGCCTTTGATCCGAAACATCCGGTTAACGATTCGCGCAACAATACCGGTTTGCGTGACCTGCCTCCGGCACAGCCCGCATTTGTATGGTATCCGTACGGACCATCGGCCGATTTCCCTCAGGTTGGTACAGGCGGCAGAAATGCCATGGCTGGTCCGGTGTATTATACTGATATGTTCCCTTCAGATACCCGCCTGCCCGATTATTATAACGGCAAGTTTTTAGCGTACGATTGGATGCGCGGCTGGATCAAGGCCATCAGTCTTACACCCGAAGGTGATTTTGATAAGATGGAGCCTTTCTTCCCTAAACTGAAGGTGAACTCGATGATTGATATGGAGGTTGGCCCCGATGGCAGGCTTTACGGCCTGGAATACGGCAGCGGCTGGTTTAGCCACAACCCGGATGCAGGCTTGTTCAGGATTGATTATATAGCAGGCAACCGCCCGCCAGAGATCACATCATTTAAAGCCGACAAAAAATCGGGCGTGCTGCCGTTTACTGTTAAACTTTCGGTTGAGGCTCACGATCCGGAAAAAGACAATATCTCCTACACCTGGAATTTAGGCAACGGCGTAACCAAACAAACAACTACGCCAACGCTTAGCTATACCTATACTACTGTAGGCGATTATAAAATTACGGTTGAAACTAAGGATGATAAAGGTGCTGCCGGTAAAGGCGCCCCTATAGCCGTTTACGCAGGTAACGAGCAGCCTACGGTTAGCATCAATATATCCGGAGGTAATAAATCGTTCTATCTGCCGGGCCTGCCCGTTAAATATGCAGTTAGCGTAACCGATGGCCCGGATACCAAAGCGGTTGATCCGAAACGCATTTATGTAGGGCTTGATTATATTGATGGCTTTGATAAAGCGCAAACTGCTGCGCAATTAGAACAGGGCGAACCTGAAAACCGCGGTAAAACCATTATGTTAACCATGGATTGCAAAAGCTGCCATAAGGAAGACGGTAAATCTATCGGTCCGTCGTTTTTACAGGTTTCAGCCAAATACAAAAAAGATCCTAACGCTGCGGCTAAACTTAGCCAAAAGGTAATAAAAGGCGGTGCCGGTGTTTGGGGAGAAACTGCAATGTCGGCCCACCCAAGCATCAAAAAAGGTGATCTTGACCAGATCATCAACTGGGTGCTCTCGTTAGATAAGAGCGATCAGAAACCATCATTGGCTGCATCGGGTACTATTTTGCCTGCTCCGCCAGAAAAACAACAGTCGGCGGCGTTGGTGCTCTCGGCCAAATATACTGATGATGGCGGTAACGACATCAAAAAGATGACCGGAAACGCCGTAGTATCGCTAAACAGCAGCACTTATTTGTTTAAAGGCTCGGAGAAATTTAACGGATTTACCGCCTTTAAATACAATGGTATCAACCTGATGATCTACCCTGGCGGCGATGGCTGGTTTGAGATTGACAATATCGATTTAACCGGCGTGCGTTCCATCAACCTTACCAACTTCTGGCAGGCACCACCAACGGCCCCTCTTAATTTTGAGTTGAGGCTGGATTCTGAAACCGGCGCGGTAGCCGGAAAAGGCAGTATGGCCGTACCGGCTAAGGATGCCAAAGGCGGTGTTGTACACCTTGTGCTTAACCCGGTTACCGATGGTAAAATGCATAAGCTGTTTTTTGTGTATAAACCGGCAAGTAAGGCTGCTATGACAGCAGGGGTAACTTCGGTTATTTTTAGTGCGAAATAG
- a CDS encoding SusD/RagB family nutrient-binding outer membrane lipoprotein, with translation MKSILKKSCIVLLATSMLASCKKFNDVNTDPFAANGDQVQTEYFINNAIIGAQQDPGLSERMFILYWVVGGHSLQDEDGDTFSQGSFVDDWASEYYRQSSQWQNNINTAIQVGTDQIAKGTSKPYTQNLIQVARIWRAYLMSEFSDTFGPMPTDAFQGTNPQFKDVKTVYYFALGELKDASSKLDLNVTNPSQVKSEDPAYNYDYAKWRKFANSLRMRLAMRLSEVDASKAKTEFEDAAKNSDFITDATDIFSVTESHGWDALASVFRRESSWMGLPISATYNNLAVGLGGVKSADQLSATFQSAIKPANWLGQRYTDQFATKTNDPMAGYWLNGLPNTIDPRAYKIYSIPGNTTDINYPSISTSFTTSKGDLKNTAGTVVKTLDAKYTWNAKVDGNWGPKASRNAAITTNGCKPLLNLLYRSGNNRRVFFGPWETYFLLAEAAERGWTSPVAAKTAYETGIAKSFEYFGTTANLSTYLASTDYNRVGTSVNWDNTTEPAATHTMNYEDGITGAAGTVDVAYPKNDLYKSGTVRNDHLTKIITQKYLAQLPWLPLETWSDHRRLGLPFFENPAVEDILTDLPALTGSNYMTSSIQFLPQRVKYPSNLRNSNAAGYNTAVSALGGADAVLTPLWWAKH, from the coding sequence ATGAAATCGATATTAAAAAAATCATGCATCGTGCTGTTGGCAACTTCAATGCTGGCATCGTGCAAGAAGTTTAATGATGTGAATACCGATCCCTTTGCAGCAAACGGCGATCAGGTTCAAACAGAATATTTTATAAACAACGCTATCATCGGTGCGCAGCAGGACCCCGGTTTATCCGAGCGTATGTTTATCCTTTACTGGGTTGTTGGCGGTCATTCGCTGCAGGATGAGGATGGCGATACTTTTTCGCAAGGTTCATTTGTTGATGATTGGGCATCTGAATACTACAGACAGTCATCGCAGTGGCAAAATAATATCAACACTGCTATACAGGTAGGTACCGATCAAATAGCTAAGGGTACATCAAAACCTTATACACAAAACCTTATCCAGGTTGCAAGGATCTGGAGAGCGTACCTGATGAGCGAGTTTTCGGATACTTTTGGCCCAATGCCTACCGATGCTTTCCAGGGAACAAACCCACAGTTTAAAGATGTAAAAACGGTATATTATTTTGCTTTGGGCGAGCTTAAAGATGCTTCGTCAAAACTGGATCTGAACGTTACCAATCCATCACAGGTTAAATCGGAAGATCCTGCTTACAATTATGATTATGCTAAATGGCGTAAATTTGCCAACTCGTTGCGCATGCGTTTAGCCATGCGTTTATCTGAGGTTGATGCATCAAAAGCAAAAACCGAATTTGAAGATGCTGCCAAAAACAGCGACTTTATTACAGATGCTACCGATATCTTCAGTGTAACCGAATCGCATGGCTGGGATGCATTGGCCAGCGTATTCCGTCGCGAATCATCATGGATGGGCCTGCCAATCTCTGCTACTTATAACAACCTTGCTGTTGGTTTGGGCGGTGTTAAATCGGCCGACCAGTTAAGTGCAACCTTCCAATCGGCTATTAAGCCTGCCAACTGGCTTGGTCAACGCTATACCGATCAGTTTGCTACAAAAACCAACGACCCTATGGCTGGTTACTGGTTAAACGGCTTGCCGAATACTATCGATCCGCGTGCATATAAAATATACAGCATCCCGGGCAATACTACTGATATCAATTATCCGTCAATCAGCACAAGCTTTACAACATCAAAAGGCGATCTGAAAAACACAGCCGGCACAGTTGTTAAAACACTTGATGCAAAATACACCTGGAATGCCAAAGTTGATGGTAACTGGGGCCCTAAAGCATCACGTAATGCGGCTATCACTACCAACGGATGTAAACCATTGTTAAACCTGCTTTATCGCAGCGGCAACAACCGCAGGGTATTTTTTGGCCCATGGGAAACTTACTTCCTGCTTGCCGAAGCTGCCGAACGCGGATGGACATCGCCTGTTGCTGCTAAAACTGCTTATGAAACAGGTATTGCTAAAAGTTTCGAATATTTCGGAACGACAGCTAACCTTAGCACTTACCTCGCTTCTACTGATTACAACCGCGTAGGTACCTCTGTTAACTGGGATAACACCACCGAACCAGCTGCAACCCACACCATGAACTATGAAGATGGTATTACCGGAGCCGCAGGTACTGTTGATGTTGCCTATCCTAAAAATGATCTGTATAAATCGGGTACTGTACGTAATGATCACCTAACCAAAATCATTACCCAAAAATACCTGGCACAACTGCCATGGTTGCCTTTAGAAACCTGGAGCGACCACAGAAGGTTAGGATTACCTTTCTTCGAGAACCCGGCGGTTGAAGATATCCTGACCGATTTGCCGGCATTAACCGGTTCAAACTACATGACCAGCAGCATCCAGTTTTTGCCGCAACGTGTAAAATATCCGTCGAACCTGCGTAACAGCAACGCCGCCGGTTATAACACAGCCGTATCTGCCCTTGGTGGTGCCGATGCAGTGTTAACACCGCTTTGGTGGGCAAAACATTAA
- a CDS encoding SusC/RagA family TonB-linked outer membrane protein, translating into MKQMYLRCTAVLLFSLMTMAAYAQKVVTGTVTEKTGQAAPGVNVTEKGTTNGTATNVNGKFTLTVKPGAILTFSFVGYKTQEVAVGQNTTINVVMESGESSLNEVVVTALGIKREKKSLGYAVQEVKGQTIADRKEANIVNALSGQVAGLQITRSSNGPGGSSRITLRGNNSLTGTNQPLIVVDGTPLDNFIGNENNNNDYYNPGRDMGNGLADINSDDIESMSVLKGPAAAALYGSRAGNGAILITTKTGKSQNGLGITFTSSFGFESIFARPKMQTVFGQGTGGGFVNTSDQSWGEKNGGQSQTALDGTKFAQNYNDNIANYFQTGLQSMQGISWQQQYKSTSVYTSYNRLDDKSYIPGAKLIRNNLTARTVSKFGSNDRWTVDTKVQYINATAKNRPQSGYNPNNYFYYLETLPNSIDVTSYKNPLNSAGNMRWWHDGPDLNPYWASKYSLNEDIRDRFLLNASIKYQFNKWLNVEGRAGADKYTTNAENRLYAGAPGVTGGSYGVRRTSFTETNYSMLFTAKKDNLFGKWGGVATLGGNLMDRNRSFLSASAGTLNVPNLFSINNVVGNPVLGQGLYRHNINSVYGSLGINYDQFLFFDGTFRNDWSSALSAANRSYFYPSATGSLVFSELLNRNGNLPSWITYGKLRGSYAAVGNDMDEYQLVNTYTISKDPLGNTTASRNDVLFDPNVKSELIKSYEAGLEMRFFGSRLGFDFSVYKTNATRQLINLPMDNLSGYTSRKINAGNIQNKGLELMVDGKIFTGRGFNWNTLVNFSMNRNLVKSLTADVSQYALGGYDNIAVVAQTGQIYGTIYGTTFKRVTDANSPYKGQLILSNAGLPQTDDGVKSNLGNQQASSLLGVTNSFSYKSFSFSFLVDARFGGKIFSGTLQKMQALGTASNTVVGGDRKDFVVDGVVLNTSTNQYQKNTVAVSPQNYWAAVAGRGNLGITEANIYDASNIRVRNVQFSYDLPKSLMTSLGMQRAKIGVSANNVWLIKSHLNGMDPESVFATGSNATGFESGSAPTTRTILLNLTVGF; encoded by the coding sequence ATGAAACAAATGTACCTGAGGTGTACCGCCGTTTTGTTATTCAGTTTGATGACAATGGCAGCGTATGCGCAAAAAGTAGTTACCGGTACGGTAACTGAAAAAACGGGGCAGGCCGCTCCTGGTGTCAATGTTACCGAAAAAGGTACAACCAATGGCACCGCCACCAATGTTAATGGCAAGTTTACACTTACTGTGAAACCGGGTGCCATATTAACGTTTTCGTTTGTAGGCTATAAAACGCAGGAAGTTGCAGTTGGCCAAAATACAACTATTAATGTGGTAATGGAAAGTGGGGAAAGTAGTTTGAATGAGGTAGTGGTAACGGCTTTAGGTATTAAGCGCGAAAAAAAATCATTAGGCTACGCCGTACAGGAAGTAAAAGGACAAACCATTGCCGACCGCAAGGAAGCAAACATTGTTAACGCGCTTTCGGGCCAGGTAGCGGGTTTACAAATTACCCGTTCAAGCAATGGCCCGGGTGGTTCAAGCCGTATTACCTTAAGGGGTAACAACTCGCTTACAGGTACAAACCAACCCCTCATTGTGGTTGACGGCACGCCTTTAGATAACTTTATAGGTAACGAAAACAACAATAACGATTATTACAACCCCGGCAGGGATATGGGTAACGGTTTGGCCGATATCAACTCTGATGATATTGAGAGTATGAGCGTGTTAAAGGGCCCGGCTGCAGCTGCACTTTATGGCTCGAGGGCTGGTAACGGTGCCATTTTAATTACTACCAAAACAGGTAAAAGCCAAAACGGTTTAGGTATTACCTTCACCTCATCATTTGGTTTTGAAAGCATATTTGCAAGGCCTAAAATGCAAACCGTGTTTGGCCAGGGTACAGGCGGTGGTTTTGTAAACACCTCTGATCAGAGCTGGGGCGAAAAAAATGGCGGGCAAAGCCAAACCGCTCTTGATGGTACAAAGTTTGCACAAAACTATAACGATAACATCGCCAATTATTTTCAAACAGGTTTGCAATCAATGCAAGGCATTTCATGGCAGCAACAGTATAAATCAACATCGGTTTATACTTCATACAACCGTTTGGATGATAAAAGCTACATCCCTGGTGCCAAGCTGATCCGCAATAACCTTACCGCACGTACGGTTAGCAAATTTGGCAGTAATGACAGGTGGACAGTTGATACCAAAGTTCAATACATCAACGCAACAGCAAAAAACCGTCCGCAGTCTGGCTACAACCCTAACAACTATTTTTATTACCTGGAAACACTTCCAAATTCAATAGATGTTACCAGTTATAAAAATCCGTTGAACTCTGCCGGTAACATGCGCTGGTGGCATGACGGACCGGACCTGAACCCTTACTGGGCATCAAAATACAGTCTGAACGAGGATATCAGGGACAGGTTTTTATTAAACGCATCTATCAAATATCAATTTAACAAATGGTTAAATGTTGAAGGCCGTGCCGGTGCCGATAAATATACCACCAATGCCGAAAACAGGCTGTACGCAGGTGCTCCCGGTGTTACAGGCGGTTCATACGGTGTAAGAAGAACCTCTTTCACCGAAACCAACTACAGCATGCTGTTCACTGCCAAAAAAGATAACCTGTTTGGCAAATGGGGCGGCGTTGCAACATTAGGTGGTAATCTTATGGACAGGAACCGTTCATTCCTTAGTGCAAGCGCCGGTACTTTAAATGTACCTAACCTGTTCTCTATAAACAACGTAGTAGGCAATCCGGTGCTTGGCCAGGGTCTCTATCGCCACAACATCAACTCGGTTTATGGTTCGTTAGGTATCAATTATGATCAGTTCCTGTTTTTTGACGGCACTTTCAGAAACGATTGGAGCTCGGCATTAAGCGCTGCCAACCGTTCATATTTTTATCCATCGGCAACCGGCTCATTGGTATTTTCTGAATTGCTTAACAGAAATGGCAACCTGCCATCATGGATCACTTACGGTAAATTAAGAGGTTCGTACGCTGCCGTTGGTAACGATATGGATGAGTATCAGCTGGTAAATACCTACACCATCAGCAAAGACCCGCTTGGCAACACCACCGCAAGCAGAAATGATGTGTTGTTTGATCCGAATGTTAAGAGCGAGCTGATTAAATCGTACGAAGCCGGTTTGGAAATGCGCTTTTTCGGCAGCCGATTAGGTTTTGACTTTTCGGTTTATAAAACTAACGCAACCAGGCAGCTCATCAACCTGCCAATGGATAACCTAAGCGGTTACACTTCGCGCAAAATCAACGCAGGTAATATCCAGAACAAAGGTTTGGAGTTAATGGTTGACGGCAAGATTTTCACCGGCAGGGGTTTTAACTGGAATACGCTGGTAAACTTCTCTATGAACCGCAACCTTGTTAAATCGCTTACAGCCGATGTATCACAATACGCATTAGGCGGTTATGATAACATTGCTGTAGTTGCACAAACCGGACAGATTTACGGTACAATTTACGGTACAACATTTAAACGCGTAACAGATGCCAACAGCCCTTACAAAGGCCAGCTGATCCTTTCGAACGCAGGTTTACCACAAACTGATGACGGCGTAAAAAGCAACCTGGGTAACCAGCAAGCTTCAAGCTTATTAGGTGTTACCAACTCTTTCTCATACAAAAGCTTCAGCTTCTCATTCCTGGTTGATGCCCGTTTTGGCGGCAAAATCTTCTCCGGAACTTTGCAAAAAATGCAGGCCCTTGGTACCGCAAGCAACACCGTTGTTGGCGGCGACAGGAAAGATTTTGTAGTTGATGGTGTGGTATTGAATACATCTACTAACCAATACCAAAAAAATACAGTTGCTGTATCTCCTCAAAATTACTGGGCTGCGGTTGCCGGTCGCGGTAACTTAGGTATCACAGAAGCTAACATTTACGATGCCTCAAACATCCGCGTTCGTAACGTTCAGTTTAGCTATGATCTGCCAAAAAGCCTGATGACAAGCTTAGGTATGCAAAGGGCAAAAATAGGTGTATCTGCCAATAACGTATGGTTAATTAAGAGCCACCTGAATGGTATGGACCCTGAATCTGTTTTTGCAACCGGAAGCAATGCAACCGGCTTTGAAAGCGGAAGTGCGCCTACAACACGTACCATATTGCTTAACCTAACCGTAGGCTTTTAA
- a CDS encoding ROK family protein produces MAIVTKHDLLRKELIKQFFYNKYLTLNELSKLTHKSLPLITTIVNNLVEEGYVQEHGLAPSTGGRRALSYLLNHQLQRYVVAVAVDQLITQVVIYDMMNNIKITPETKEITLLRDDNSSLATFIDFIKGYISRSGIPHNQILGIGVGMPGFVNATEGINHTFFKPDGGISLKKYLSDVFGLPVSIDNDSSLIALAELKFGVGKNHKDVLVVNIGWGIGLGMVVNGSLFRGHTGYAGEFSHIPLSETNKICSCGKRGCLEVDTSLLVMIARAKAEMDGGASSSMEKIYKGTADLPVDSFLHAARTGDPLAVSILSDAAFLIGKGISTLIHIMNPGLIVLSGSGAIAGKILMAPIQQAINEFCIPWLAEQTEIEVSRLASDAKLLGAATLVIEHCDFN; encoded by the coding sequence ATGGCCATTGTAACCAAGCACGATCTTTTAAGAAAAGAACTGATCAAGCAGTTTTTTTATAACAAGTATCTTACGCTTAACGAGTTGAGCAAGCTTACTCATAAAAGCCTGCCCCTGATAACCACGATAGTTAATAACCTGGTGGAAGAAGGCTATGTACAGGAGCACGGGCTGGCCCCATCTACCGGCGGGCGGCGTGCTTTGTCTTACCTGCTTAACCACCAGTTGCAGCGTTATGTTGTTGCCGTGGCAGTTGATCAGCTGATTACCCAGGTAGTGATTTACGATATGATGAACAATATCAAAATCACTCCCGAAACTAAAGAGATCACTCTTTTAAGAGATGATAACTCTTCGCTGGCAACTTTTATTGATTTTATAAAAGGCTACATCTCCCGGTCGGGGATCCCTCATAACCAAATTCTTGGTATAGGGGTGGGCATGCCGGGTTTTGTTAACGCAACTGAGGGCATAAACCATACCTTTTTCAAACCCGACGGTGGCATCAGTCTTAAAAAATATTTAAGCGATGTTTTTGGACTGCCGGTGAGCATCGATAACGACTCGAGTTTAATAGCACTTGCCGAGTTAAAATTTGGTGTGGGCAAAAATCATAAGGATGTACTGGTAGTTAATATTGGCTGGGGCATTGGTTTGGGAATGGTGGTTAACGGATCTTTATTCAGAGGGCATACAGGTTATGCAGGCGAGTTTAGCCATATCCCATTATCGGAAACCAACAAAATATGCTCATGCGGCAAGCGGGGTTGCCTGGAAGTTGACACTTCGCTGCTGGTAATGATTGCGCGTGCAAAAGCCGAGATGGATGGTGGGGCAAGTTCAAGCATGGAAAAAATTTATAAGGGCACAGCCGATTTGCCTGTAGATTCTTTCCTGCACGCTGCACGCACCGGCGACCCATTGGCGGTTTCCATCCTTTCGGATGCAGCTTTTTTAATTGGCAAGGGCATATCCACCCTGATCCATATCATGAATCCGGGGCTTATTGTGCTGAGTGGAAGCGGGGCCATAGCCGGTAAAATACTGATGGCCCCTATTCAGCAGGCCATAAATGAATTTTGTATCCCCTGGCTGGCCGAGCAAACAGAGATTGAGGTTTCGCGGCTGGCCTCGGATGCAAAGCTTTTAGGCGCAGCAACCTTAGTGATTGAGCACTGCGACTTTAATTAA
- a CDS encoding Lrp/AsnC ligand binding domain-containing protein — MSHRKAQNLEIDNLDIQILSILMKNATTPYTEIAKELIVSGGTIHVRMKKLEEMGVIKGASLEVDPQKLGYDITAFLGIYLEKGSQYNEAVKQLKTIKEIVELHYTTGEWSIFAKIVCHDTTHLREVLNEQIQGVRGIQRTETFISLEESIRRQITLE; from the coding sequence ATGTCCCACAGAAAAGCTCAAAATTTAGAAATTGATAATCTCGACATCCAGATTTTGTCAATATTAATGAAGAATGCTACCACTCCGTACACCGAGATAGCTAAAGAGTTGATTGTTTCTGGCGGAACCATACACGTGCGGATGAAAAAGTTAGAGGAGATGGGTGTAATAAAAGGTGCCAGCCTTGAGGTTGATCCACAAAAGTTAGGATATGACATCACCGCATTCCTCGGGATTTATCTTGAAAAAGGATCTCAGTATAACGAAGCCGTAAAGCAGCTAAAAACAATTAAAGAGATTGTTGAACTGCATTACACCACCGGCGAGTGGAGCATCTTCGCAAAAATTGTATGTCATGATACCACCCACCTGCGCGAGGTTTTGAACGAGCAGATCCAAGGTGTGCGCGGCATTCAACGTACCGAAACCTTCATTTCGCTCGAAGAAAGCATCAGGAGGCAGATAACGCTGGAATAA